The following DNA comes from Novosphingobium sp. THN1.
GAAGTTTGGTTCGCTCTGCGCGCTGGGCGGTTTCACGCCTTATCCGGTGCTTTCGGCGCTGCGCAACTTCCCCGAGGATTTCGGCGCCGCTCCGGCAAAGGAAGCGGCCGAGTGATCTTGGGCGCCGTCCTTGCCGGAGGCCGCTCCACCCGCTTCGGCAGCGACAAGGCGCTGGCCGAACTGGGCGGGCGCACGCTGCTAGCGCGGGCGGTGGATGCGCTGGCTTCGCAATGCGATGCGGTGGTCGTGGTGGGGCGAGAGGAAGCGCCCGCGCCCACCCTGCCAGACTGGCCGCGCGCTGACATGGGCCCACTGGGCGGAATTGCCGCTGCACTCCACCATGCGCGCGATGCGGGTTACGATGAAGTGCTGACCTGTTCGGTTG
Coding sequences within:
- a CDS encoding molybdenum cofactor guanylyltransferase, encoding MILGAVLAGGRSTRFGSDKALAELGGRTLLARAVDALASQCDAVVVVGREEAPAPTLPDWPRADMGPLGGIAAALHHARDAGYDEVLTCSVDSFGLGEGLAAQLQPAPSYCESQPVIGLWPASASATLDALLTSDARHSMRAFAELVGARAVRLSENPANINTPADLMAAEEQSHGL